One part of the Vicia villosa cultivar HV-30 ecotype Madison, WI linkage group LG6, Vvil1.0, whole genome shotgun sequence genome encodes these proteins:
- the LOC131612193 gene encoding mogroside IE synthase-like — translation MENKVHCLVLSFPTQGHINPMLQFSKLLQQEGIKVTLSTTLFYGKNLHKLPPSITLETISDGFDSGGFSEAKSFRAYLDHFWQVGPQNLEKLIERLGETNNPIDCVIYDAFYPWVLDVAKRLGIVGVPFLTQNVGVNSIYYHVLIGKLQIPLDVEEVSLPELPLLHRRDMPSFLLNYEKDQSFLDLTVNQFSNLDQADWILCNSFYELDQEVIDWTMKIWPNFRTIGPSIPSMFLDKRIKYDEEYGATQFKSEECMEWLSNKPKGSVVYVSFGTLASLNEEQLEEVASGLKDCESYFLWVVRPSEDTKLPKDFEKKSQKGLVVAWCSQLKVLAHESIGCFVTHCGWNSTLEAISLGVPIVAMPQWSDQATNAKFIVDVWKIGIRVPCDEKQVVRRNGMKDCILEIMNGEKGKIIKSNVMELKALATGTVGVGGSSHKNITEFVNSLFHFTSITKSNQSSDFILQ, via the exons ATGGAGAACAAAGTACATTGTTTAGTTTTATCATTTCCAACTCAAGGTCACATTAACCCCATGCTACAATTCTCCAAACTGTTACAACAAGAAGGAATAAAAGTAACCCTATCCACAACCCTTTTCTATGGCAAAAACCTACACAAACTACCACCTTCAATTACACTCGAAACCATTTCCGATGGCTTCGACTCCGGTGGATTCAGCGAAGCAAAGAGTTTTAGGGCATATTTGGATCATTTTTGGCAAGTAGGACCACAAAATCTTGAGAAACTTATTGAGAGGCTTGGTGAAACAAACAACCCTATTGATTGTGTTATTTATGATGCATTCTACCCTTGGGTTCTTGATGTTGCTAAGAGACTTGGAATTGTTGGAGTTCCTTTTCTAACTCAAAATGTTGGTGTTAATAGTATATACTATCATGTTCTCATAGGAAAATTACAGATTCCTCTTGATGTAGAAGAGGTTTCTCTTCCAGAGTTACCTCTACTACATCGAAGGGACATGCCTTCTTTTTTATTAAACTATGAAAAAGATCAAAGTTTTCTAGACCTAACGGTGAATCAGTTTTCTAATCTTGATCAAGCTGATTGGATCCTTTGCAATTCTTTCTACGAGCTAGACCAAGAG GTGATTGATTGGACTATGAAGATTTGGCCCAATTTTAGAACAATAGGACCATCCATTCCATCCATGTTCTTAGACAAACGAATTAAATATGATGAAGAGTATGGTGCAACACAATTCAAAAGTGAAGAGTGCATGGAATGGCTTAGCAATAAGCCAAAAGGGTCAgttgtttatgtttcttttgGTACTTTAGCATCACTCAATGAGGAGCAGTTAGAAGAAGTAGCTTCTGGTTTAAAAGATTGTGAAAGTTATTTCTTATGGGTAGTTAGACCCTCAGAAGATACCAAACTTCccaaagattttgaaaaaaagtcACAAAAAGGCTTAGTAGTAGCATGGTGCTCTCAACTAAAAGTTCTAGCACATGAATCTATAGGATGTTTTGTAACACATTGTGGTTGGAATTCTACTTTGGAAGCTATAAGCTTAGGTGTTCCAATTGTTGCAATGCCACAATGGTCAGATCAAGCTACCAATGCTAAGTTTATTGTTGATGTTTGGAAAATTGGAATTAGGGTTCCATGTGATGAGAAACAAGTTGTGAGAAGAAATGGAATGAAGGATTGTATATTGGAAATTATGAATGGTGAGAAAGGGAAAATTATTAAGAGTAATGTCATGGAATTAAAAGCTTTAGCAACAGGTACTGTTGGTGTTGGGGGAAGTTCTCATAAAAATATTACTGAATTTGTTAATAGCTTGTTTCATTTTACAAGCATTACAAAAAGCAACCAGTCATCTGATTTTATTTTACAATAG